The DNA window TCCGGCGCATCTGGGAAGCCCGACTGGCGGCGTAAAGGCCCAGCTTCCAACGGCTTTCGGTGTTCTTCGGGAACTTCGCGTCGACCATTTTGGTGACCTTGCGGCCCAGAATGAACGCGTCGACGGCCATCACCGCCATCAGCACCAGCATCGCCGGGGACATATAGAGCTGCACCTGGGGGACCGCGAACATCACGAACAGCAGGAACAGCGTCGCCGGCATGAACAGCCCCAGCAGGTTGCGCCGGGAGTCCACCACGTCGCGCACGTACCGGCGTATCGGCCCCTGGTCGCGCGGCAGCAGGTAGCCCTCCTCGCCGGCCATCATGCGCTCGCGGCGTTCGGTCATCCGGGCCCGGCTGGCGGCCTTGTCGGCCCGGCGCTCCTCGCGGGTGAGCTTGGGCTTGGCGAGCGACTTGCGCCGGGCCCGCGCCTCCGACGCGGTCATGGGTGCGGGCGCGACCGGGCCCTTCTTGGCGCTGCGCCGGGCGTCGTTGCGTTTGGGGGTGGGCCGGCCCTTGGGTGCGGTGCGGCGCGACTCGCCGCGGTCTGCGTCGCCGGAACCGGAGCCCGGCTCCGGCGCGCCTTCGCCGAGGTCGTCTTCGTGGCTCTTCCTGCGGCCCAGTAGCTTCACAGCCGCCAGGTTACTTCGCGGCGGACCCGACACGGAATCGCCCCGGAAAGCATTGCTATTAGGCATGCGCCGGCGATGAGGATGGCCCTACGCTTAGCCCTGTGCTGAACGGCTGGCTGTGATGGACGATGGCTCGATGGCGTCGGGTGGTGGCCCCGCCGGCCTCGCGCCAGGTCGTCTCCAGCTGCCGGCCATGCTGGTTCTGGTGGCCCCGGACTGCTACGGCGACAGCCTGTCGGCCGTGCAGGCCGCCGCCTCCATCGCGACGGGCTGGACGCGGTCACGGCCGGGCGACCGGTTCATCGTGGCCCCGCAGTCCGACGGCGGCCCGGGTTTCGTCGAGGTGCTGGCCAACAGGCTGGGGCAGAAGCGGCGCCTGAAGGTGTCCGGGCCGCTGGACACCACGGTCCGCGCCGACTGGGTGCTGGATGCCGCGTCGTCGACGGCGTACCTGGAGTGCGCCCAGGCGTGTGGCCTGGCCCTGCTGGGTGGCCCGCCGACCCCGGAGACCGCGCTGGCGGCCCACAGCAGGGGCGTGGGGCAGCTCATCGACGAGGCGCTGTGCTACGGGGCCAGGCGGATCGTGGTCGGGCTGGGTGGCAGCGCCTGCACCGACGGCGGCCTGGCCATGATCGCCGAGCTGGGCGGGCTGGACGTCGCGCGGCGGCGACTGGCCGGCGTCGAGCTGATCATCGCCTCGGACACCGAATACCCGCTGACGGGCCCGTGGGGGGCCGCCCGCGTCTTCGGTCCGCAGAAGGGTGCCGATACGGCCACCGTCGCGGCACTCGAGGTGCGCCTCGAGGCGTGGGCCCTCGAACTGGAAGCGGCGGCCGGACGTGACGTGAGCTCCGAGCCGGGAGCGGGCGCCGCCGGCGGTATCGGCGCCGGCTTGCTGGCGCTCGGCGCCCGCTGCGAGTCGGGCGCCGCCATCATCGCCGAGCACACCCACCTGGCCGACGACCTCGACATCGCGGAACTGATCCTGACCGGGGAGGGGCGGTTCGACGAGCAGTCGCTGCACGGCAAGGTGGTGGGGTACCTCGCCGACGAGGCCCGTCCGCGGGGCATCCCCGTGATCGTGCTGGCCGGGCAGGTCGAGCTGGACAATTCGGCAGTGCGCACCGCGGGCATCATGTCCGCCTTGTCGATCGCCGACTACGCCGGCTCGGCGCGGCTCGCGCAGGCCGACGCGGCCAACCAGCTGATGGGATTGGCCTCACAGGTGGCGGCACGGCTCGGGAATAGCGGTCCGGCGAGGTACCGTTGAACGTGTGGGTTTTCCGGAGCCGATCGGGCCCTGCTGAAGCCGACCCACCCAAGTACCGATGAGGCATGTAGGAGAAGCAATGACGGTGCAAAACGAGTCGGACGCCAAGACCCACGGCGTGATCCTGACCGAGGCCGCCGCCGCCAAGGCGAAGTCCCTCCTCGACCAGGAGGGCCGTGACGACCTCGCGTTGCGCATCGCGGTCCAGCCGGGCGGCTGCGCCGGCCTGCGCTACAACCTCTTTTTCGACGACCGGACACTGGACGGCGACCTGACCGCGGAGTTCGGCGGCGTCACCTTGACGGTGGACCGGATGAGCGCGCCCTACGTCGAGGGTGCCTCCATCGACTTCGTTGACACGATCGAGAAGCAGGGCTTCACGATCGACAACCCCAACGCCACCGGCTCGTGCGCCTGCGGGGACTCCTTCAACTGACCCGATGACGACCCGCTGACCGGGTCTACGGTGCGCGGGGCTAGTACGAGCCGCCGGTGCGTAACACGTACGAGCAGACCATGATCTGGCCGCGCTGGAAGAGCAGCTGCGCGATGCCCTGCACCTGTCCGCGCATCGGGCCACCGGTGGCGGGGGAGACGCGCATCGTGAACAGCGCCTGAGCCT is part of the Mycobacterium sp. HUMS_12744610 genome and encodes:
- a CDS encoding DUF3043 domain-containing protein; this translates as MKLLGRRKSHEDDLGEGAPEPGSGSGDADRGESRRTAPKGRPTPKRNDARRSAKKGPVAPAPMTASEARARRKSLAKPKLTREERRADKAASRARMTERRERMMAGEEGYLLPRDQGPIRRYVRDVVDSRRNLLGLFMPATLFLLFVMFAVPQVQLYMSPAMLVLMAVMAVDAFILGRKVTKMVDAKFPKNTESRWKLGLYAASRASQMRRMRAPKPQVERGSSVG
- a CDS encoding glycerate kinase, encoding MLVLVAPDCYGDSLSAVQAAASIATGWTRSRPGDRFIVAPQSDGGPGFVEVLANRLGQKRRLKVSGPLDTTVRADWVLDAASSTAYLECAQACGLALLGGPPTPETALAAHSRGVGQLIDEALCYGARRIVVGLGGSACTDGGLAMIAELGGLDVARRRLAGVELIIASDTEYPLTGPWGAARVFGPQKGADTATVAALEVRLEAWALELEAAAGRDVSSEPGAGAAGGIGAGLLALGARCESGAAIIAEHTHLADDLDIAELILTGEGRFDEQSLHGKVVGYLADEARPRGIPVIVLAGQVELDNSAVRTAGIMSALSIADYAGSARLAQADAANQLMGLASQVAARLGNSGPARYR
- a CDS encoding iron-sulfur cluster assembly accessory protein → MTVQNESDAKTHGVILTEAAAAKAKSLLDQEGRDDLALRIAVQPGGCAGLRYNLFFDDRTLDGDLTAEFGGVTLTVDRMSAPYVEGASIDFVDTIEKQGFTIDNPNATGSCACGDSFN